A genome region from Triticum aestivum cultivar Chinese Spring chromosome 2B, IWGSC CS RefSeq v2.1, whole genome shotgun sequence includes the following:
- the LOC123045757 gene encoding SUPPRESSOR OF GAMMA RESPONSE 1, which yields MLLRSPLPHHSALSSPTVPEPPQRSRAPMEEPFIVTGKIIGTMIRNGELVPEAGMECPNCKHRIDNSDVSSQWSGLPIGVKFDSTDLELLGHLEGKIGRAVSHVLIDDFIPTIEMAEGICYTHPENLPGVKLDGIASHFFHKICNAYDVGTRKRRKIRSNDYKVCDKNLRWHKTGKSRHILDNNGDIKGWKKIMVLRKGGAKAEKTNWTMHQYHLGVDENEMYVCCTSGGASWGPTWAVAPPAQEKFT from the exons ATGCTCCTCCGCTCTCCTCTCCCACACCACTCTGCTCTCAGTTCTCCCACCGTTCCCGAGCCTCCACAGCGCAGCCGGGCGCCCATGGAAGA GCCATTCATTGTTACTGGCAAGATAATTGGTACGATGATAAGAAACGGGGAATTGGTTCCAGAAGCAGGGATGGAGTGCCCAAACTGCAAACATCGCATTGATAATAGTGAT GTTTCATCACAGTGGTCAGGACTCCCTATTGGTGTTAAATTTGATTCAACGGATCTTGAACTGCTTGGACATTTAGAAGGCAAGATTGGCAGGGCAGTGTCCCATGTACTAATAGATGATTTTATTCCAACCATAGAGATGGCGGAAGGAATCTGCTATACACATCCGGAAAATCTCCCTG GTGTCAAATTAGACGGGATCGCCAGTCATTTCTTCCACAAAATATGCAATGCCTATGATGTTGGCACGCGCAAGCGTCGCAAGATTAGGAGCAACGACTACAAAGTTTGTGATAAGAATCTCAGATGGCACAAGACTGGAAAATCCAGACATATCTTAGATAATAATGGTGACATAAAAGGGTGGAAGAAAATAATGGTTCTTAGGAAAGGAGGTGCCAAGGCAGAAAAGACTAATTGGACGATGCATCAGTATCACCTTGGGGTAGATGAAAATGAAATGTACGTATGTTGTACCAGCGGCGGAGCTTCATGGGGGCCAACCTGGGCGGTGGCCCCCCCAGCCCAAGAAAAATTCACCTAA